In one window of Erwinia tasmaniensis Et1/99 DNA:
- the argS gene encoding arginine--tRNA ligase: MNIQALLSEKVSHAMIAVGAPADCEPQVRQSAKAQFGDYQANGMMAVAKKMGMPPRQLAEKVLEQLDLSGIAAKVEIAGPGFINIFLAQEWLSAQIDGVLTAPKLGVAPVAPKTVVIDYSAPNVAKEMHVGHVRSTIIGDAAARTLEFLGHKVIRANHVGDWGTQFGMLIAFLEKQQSEHHEAIALADLEAFYREAKRTYDEDPAFAERARGYVVKLQGGDEYCRKMWKQLVDVTMTQNQLIYDRMNVTLTRDDVMGESLYNDMLPGIVADLKAKGLAVESEGATVVFLDEYKNKEGEPMGVIIRKKDGGYLYTTTDIACAKYRYETLKADRVLYYIDSRQHQHLMQAWTIVRKAGYVPDSIPLEHHMFGMMLGKDGKPFKTRAGGTIKLSDLLDEAVDRATKLVAEKNPDMPADELNALANIVGIGAVKYADLSKSRTTDYIFDWDNMLAFEGNTAPYMQYAYTRVLSVFRKAGIDAEAVSGVTRIVDDREAALAVRLLQFEETITQVARDGMPHVMCAYLYDLAGLFSGFYEHCPILNAEDEATKQSRLRLALLTAKTLKQGLDTLGIETVERM, encoded by the coding sequence GTGAATATTCAGGCCCTTCTTTCAGAAAAAGTCAGTCATGCGATGATCGCGGTGGGCGCTCCGGCAGATTGCGAGCCCCAGGTGCGTCAGTCGGCAAAAGCGCAGTTTGGTGATTACCAGGCCAACGGCATGATGGCCGTGGCAAAAAAAATGGGTATGCCTCCGCGACAACTGGCTGAAAAGGTGCTGGAACAGCTGGATCTTAGCGGCATTGCCGCTAAGGTTGAAATCGCCGGGCCGGGTTTTATCAATATTTTCCTTGCCCAGGAGTGGCTGTCTGCGCAAATCGACGGCGTATTAACGGCGCCAAAGCTTGGCGTTGCGCCCGTTGCGCCCAAAACGGTGGTGATTGACTACTCAGCCCCTAACGTGGCCAAAGAGATGCACGTGGGTCACGTACGCTCGACCATCATCGGCGATGCGGCGGCGCGTACCCTGGAGTTCCTCGGCCATAAGGTGATCCGCGCCAACCACGTCGGCGACTGGGGTACCCAGTTTGGTATGCTGATCGCTTTCCTGGAAAAACAGCAGAGCGAACACCACGAGGCGATCGCGCTGGCTGACCTTGAAGCCTTCTACCGTGAAGCGAAACGCACCTATGATGAAGATCCGGCGTTCGCCGAGCGTGCGCGCGGTTACGTGGTTAAGCTACAGGGCGGCGACGAGTACTGCCGCAAAATGTGGAAGCAGCTGGTTGACGTGACCATGACGCAGAACCAGCTGATTTATGACCGCATGAACGTCACGCTGACGCGTGACGACGTGATGGGTGAAAGCCTGTACAACGATATGCTGCCCGGCATCGTGGCGGATCTGAAGGCTAAAGGGCTGGCGGTAGAGAGTGAAGGCGCCACGGTGGTATTCCTTGATGAGTATAAAAACAAGGAAGGTGAACCGATGGGCGTGATCATCCGGAAAAAGGATGGCGGCTATCTTTACACCACGACCGATATCGCCTGCGCCAAATACCGTTATGAAACGCTGAAGGCGGATCGCGTACTCTATTACATCGATTCGCGCCAGCATCAGCACCTGATGCAGGCATGGACTATCGTGCGCAAAGCCGGTTACGTCCCGGACAGCATCCCGTTAGAGCACCATATGTTCGGCATGATGCTGGGTAAAGACGGCAAGCCGTTCAAAACCCGTGCTGGCGGTACGATTAAGTTGTCCGACCTGCTGGATGAAGCGGTGGATCGCGCCACTAAGCTGGTGGCGGAAAAAAATCCGGATATGCCTGCCGATGAGCTGAACGCGCTGGCGAACATCGTCGGGATTGGCGCGGTTAAATACGCCGACCTGTCGAAAAGCCGTACCACTGACTATATTTTTGACTGGGACAATATGCTGGCGTTTGAAGGCAATACCGCGCCCTATATGCAGTATGCCTACACTCGCGTGCTGTCGGTATTCCGCAAAGCCGGTATCGATGCTGAAGCCGTCAGCGGCGTGACGCGTATCGTCGATGACCGCGAAGCCGCGCTGGCCGTGCGCCTGTTGCAGTTTGAAGAAACGATCACGCAGGTGGCGCGTGACGGGATGCCGCATGTGATGTGTGCCTATCTGTACGATCTGGCGGGTCTGTTCTCCGGCTTCTACGAGCATTGCCCTATCCTCAACGCGGAAGATGAAGCGACCAAACAGAGCCGTCTGCGTCTGGCGCTGTTGACGGCGAAAACCCTGAAACAGGGCCTGGATACCTTAGGGATTGAAACGGTAGAACGCATGTAA
- a CDS encoding VOC family protein, which produces MSEMKNVEELADLAADLPRFTQLLTHLAQRLALDLLPLEVDHIALRCHQNATAERWKQGLLRCATLFSQKEIAGRPIALFELATPLDVGPWKISVVELPWPGQRLYRHEGWEHVEVVLRGDASTLGTRALALMADEGLMQQGIAIKTSAPQGAGEKLPNPTLSVTDGQVTIKFHPWSLKEIVASESEVQ; this is translated from the coding sequence ATGTCAGAGATGAAAAATGTGGAAGAGCTGGCCGATTTAGCCGCTGATTTGCCGCGTTTTACCCAATTGCTCACCCACCTGGCGCAGCGCTTAGCGCTGGATTTGCTCCCGCTGGAGGTTGACCATATAGCGTTACGTTGTCACCAGAACGCCACCGCAGAGCGCTGGAAGCAGGGGCTGTTACGCTGCGCCACGTTATTTTCACAAAAGGAGATTGCCGGACGGCCCATCGCTCTGTTTGAATTAGCCACGCCGCTCGACGTCGGGCCGTGGAAAATTAGCGTGGTCGAACTGCCGTGGCCGGGCCAGCGCCTCTATCGCCATGAAGGCTGGGAACATGTGGAGGTGGTATTACGTGGCGATGCGAGCACGTTGGGCACGCGCGCGCTGGCGCTGATGGCCGACGAAGGGCTGATGCAGCAGGGTATAGCGATTAAAACCAGCGCGCCGCAGGGAGCCGGTGAAAAGCTGCCGAATCCAACGCTGTCGGTAACCGATGGCCAGGTTACCATCAAGTTCCATCCGTGGAGCCTGAAGGAGATCGTCGCCAGCGAAAGTGAGGTTCAGTAA
- a CDS encoding MalY/PatB family protein produces the protein MPFNFDQRIDRRHSDSLKWKKYADRDILPLWIADTDFRAADCIIDALQQRVQQGVFGYGVTSEALAEVAIERMESRFGWKIQPEWLVFLPGVVTGINIAVRAFTEAHQSTVSATPIYPPFFLAPKLAGRQHLSAALRLEQQRWVLDLDSHEDRMSGNEKLLLLCNPHNPGGTVYRRKELEAQLRFAQRHDLLVCSDEIHCDLVLEPGVQHIPFASLSDDAAQRSITLMSPSKSFNIAGLGASLAVIPNPELRARFNRMRKGMVPDVDVLAYVAASAAWREGQPWLDAQLDYLRANRDMLAQHVNRLPGLSMVTPEASFLGWIDASGLGVADPALFFEKHGLGFSSGRDFGNDRFVRFNFGCPRQLLEEALQRMTRALTSGY, from the coding sequence ATGCCATTCAATTTCGACCAGCGGATAGACCGCCGTCACAGCGATAGCCTTAAATGGAAAAAGTACGCCGACCGGGATATTCTTCCTCTATGGATTGCTGATACCGATTTTCGTGCTGCCGACTGCATTATTGATGCTTTACAGCAACGCGTCCAACAGGGTGTATTCGGTTACGGCGTCACTTCTGAGGCGCTGGCAGAGGTGGCCATTGAACGCATGGAGAGTCGCTTTGGCTGGAAAATTCAGCCTGAATGGCTGGTGTTTTTACCCGGCGTCGTGACCGGTATTAATATCGCGGTGCGCGCCTTTACCGAAGCGCATCAAAGCACCGTCTCCGCAACGCCCATTTACCCGCCGTTCTTCCTGGCACCCAAACTAGCCGGACGGCAGCATCTGAGCGCGGCGCTACGGCTGGAGCAGCAGCGCTGGGTGCTGGATCTGGACAGCCATGAGGACCGGATGAGCGGTAACGAAAAGCTGCTGCTGCTGTGTAATCCACATAATCCCGGCGGCACCGTATATCGCCGAAAGGAACTTGAGGCGCAGTTACGCTTTGCGCAGCGCCACGATCTGCTGGTCTGTTCGGATGAGATCCACTGCGATCTGGTGCTGGAGCCGGGCGTGCAGCATATCCCCTTCGCCAGCCTGAGCGATGATGCGGCCCAGCGCTCGATAACCCTGATGTCGCCGTCTAAAAGCTTCAACATCGCCGGGCTGGGCGCTTCGCTGGCGGTGATCCCCAACCCTGAACTGCGCGCGCGCTTTAACCGCATGCGCAAAGGAATGGTACCGGATGTCGACGTGCTGGCTTATGTCGCCGCCAGCGCCGCCTGGCGCGAGGGTCAGCCCTGGCTGGACGCGCAGTTGGATTATCTGCGCGCTAATCGGGATATGCTGGCGCAGCACGTCAACAGGCTACCCGGCCTGAGCATGGTCACGCCGGAGGCCAGCTTTCTCGGCTGGATCGATGCCAGCGGCCTCGGCGTGGCCGACCCGGCGCTTTTCTTTGAAAAGCATGGGCTTGGCTTCTCATCCGGACGCGACTTCGGCAACGACCGCTTTGTTCGTTTTAACTTTGGCTGCCCGCGTCAGCTGCTGGAAGAGGCGCTACAGCGTATGACGCGGGCGCTGACGAGCGGTTACTGA
- the cutC gene encoding copper homeostasis protein CutC, with amino-acid sequence MRQLEICCYGVECAVTAERAGADRIELCSAPAEGGLTPSAGALDSARRRVSIPVHPIVRPRGGDFCYSPSEFELMKSDISFIREQGFPGLVIGLLDVDGHVDQRRMRQVMQLSQGMDVTFHRAFDLCHNPLLTMAQIADLGVTRILTSGQQQSAESGLPLIRELIRQSNGPMIMAGAGVRLSNLQKFIDAGVMELHSSASQRVSSTMRYRKAGVSMCSETEVDEFSRTCVDADVVAAMKNVLMAASPGRVA; translated from the coding sequence ATGCGACAACTGGAAATATGCTGCTACGGAGTTGAATGTGCGGTCACGGCAGAACGTGCGGGTGCCGACCGTATCGAATTATGTTCTGCACCTGCGGAAGGCGGGTTGACTCCTTCGGCGGGCGCATTAGACAGCGCGCGCCGTCGGGTGAGTATCCCGGTTCACCCAATCGTGCGTCCAAGAGGAGGGGATTTTTGTTACAGCCCCAGTGAGTTTGAGCTGATGAAGTCCGATATTTCGTTTATCCGTGAGCAGGGATTTCCGGGACTGGTTATTGGCCTGTTGGATGTTGACGGTCACGTTGACCAGCGGCGTATGCGCCAGGTGATGCAACTGAGCCAGGGGATGGACGTCACCTTTCATCGTGCATTCGATCTGTGTCATAACCCGCTGCTTACGATGGCCCAGATTGCGGATTTAGGCGTGACGCGCATCCTGACGTCCGGCCAGCAGCAAAGTGCTGAAAGTGGCTTACCTTTGATCAGGGAACTTATTCGCCAATCCAATGGCCCGATGATTATGGCCGGAGCGGGAGTCCGTTTAAGCAACCTGCAAAAGTTTATTGATGCCGGCGTGATGGAACTCCACAGTTCCGCAAGCCAGCGCGTTTCCTCAACCATGCGTTACCGCAAAGCGGGCGTTTCAATGTGTTCGGAAACTGAAGTCGACGAGTTCAGCCGTACCTGTGTCGATGCCGACGTGGTCGCCGCGATGAAAAACGTGCTGATGGCGGCTTCACCGGGACGCGTGGCATGA